A genomic stretch from Asterias rubens chromosome 19, eAstRub1.3, whole genome shotgun sequence includes:
- the LOC117303138 gene encoding uncharacterized protein LOC117303138, translating into MEGSGTLLDAGFLYWPLSPDPLVSPLMPVEMTSEENPDCGPAVSCCSSCARFVHRHKLLDPGPDLSSSSLHARPGCWDDRVRVELLGPVVESKSFAYHDRACSLDPSRPGLSQSLRGIHHHFPHQELLNKSTESYSFYPASTLNQLLPSLLICLLLFLYFVNKVNCYQTHLDFIPGLLIQLLLLCILPPTTLVEILKLSWNHVLLASSKSVQNSKKFSTGVEQTKVNISTSVPSELTFSPSLALLTKFINLCKLGYSSEQIGAEVKTRVFYPAPLKIIANKVPQTYIKLSDTKPSQSGTTLDSYVCGTKISLRILKRPEEEAGAFREAIVNFLTCIFPFVADLGRASYTPRLFQHLPMGCILPKRQKNLGLEGDIKVYDLHAIIDPHPTTLIENSPTVLKYQTPHFRASARVRFPPVSGNDTWQIGWVQGCNNMDFTISYGNLGTSSWEIPSLKTNQQRFVSDSDGKHYPWYGCTTEVATIPGPTSCYSTFHLRMNDNFHPSITWDIPVRNSHQVRLTKLARDQSFTVWLIAMNKTTGQKFVLRTIKWRMRINIAVDETQPLGRRAQLLDPIIQEQPHILEPWQNEVAPPEALRAPNANNAQTLIWRPSSGGEVIIVPPVSHH; encoded by the exons ATGGAGGGGTCCGGGACCCTGCTTGATGCTGGCTTCCTCTATTGGCCATTATCTCCAGATCCACTCGTTTCCCCATTAATGCCGGTGGAAATGACATCAGAGGAAAATCCAGATTGTGGCCCCGCCGTCAGTTGTTGTAGTAGCTGTGCTCGTTTTGTCCACCGTCATAAGCTGCTGGACCCCGGCCCGGATCTGAGCAGCTCCTCACTCCACGCCAGACCTGGTTGTTGGGACGACAGAGTGAGAGTTGAACTCCTAGGACCTGTTGTTGAGTCGAAAAGTTTTGCTTACCACGACCGAGCGTGTTCTCTGGATCCAAGCAGACCGGGGCTTAGTCAGTCCCTACGGGGGATTCATCACCACTTCCCCCATCAAGAACTTCTCAACAAGTCTACAGAAAGCTATAGTTTCTACCCAGCTTCAACATTGAATCAGCTGCTGCCTAGTCTGCTTATCTgtctgctgttgtttttgtactTTGTGAACAAAGTGAATTGCTACCAAACTCATTTGGATTTTATACCCGGTCTTTTGATACAACTTTTGTTGCTGTGTATACTACCACCGACAACACTTGTTGAAATATTGAAACTATCTTGGAACCATGTATTATTAGCATCTTCAAAATCTGTTCAGAACTCAAAAAAGTTTTCAACTGGAGTTGAACAAACTAAAGTTAACATATCAACGTCGGTGCCAAGTGAGCTTACTTTTTCTCCATCACTCGCGTTGTTAACAAAGTTTATAAACTTGTGTAAACTTGGTTATTCGAGTGAGCAAATCGGTGCTGAGGTTAAAACACGGGTATTTTATCCCGCTCCGCTCAAAATTATTGCAAATAAAGTTCCACAAACTTATATAAAGTTGTCGGATACAAAACCCTCGCAGAGTGGTACGACACTCGACTCGTACGTGTGTGGAACTAAAATAAGTCTTCGGATACTCAAGCGCCCAGAAGAAGAAGCTGGCGCTTTTCGAGAAGCGATTGTGAACTTTCTGACTTGCATCTTTCCTTTCGTCGCCGACCTAGGACGAGCTAGTTATACCCCACGACTCTTCCAGCACTTGCCGATGGGGTGCATACTGCCAAAACGCCAGAAGAACCTCGGTCTTGAAGGTGATATCAAAGTGTACGACCTCCATGCGATCATCGACCCGCATCCGACCACGCTCATCGAGAACTCCCCGACCGTGCTGAAGTACCAGACGCCGCACTTCCGCGCCtcggcccgggttcgattcccacccgTGAGCGGCAATGACACGTGGCAGATCGGATGGGTACAAGGTTGTAATAATATGGACTTCACCATCTCCTACGGCAATCTGGGAAC CTCCAGTTGGGAAATCCCCTCGCTGAAGACCAACCAGCAACGTTTCGTCAGCGACTCGGACGGCAAACATTACCCCTGGTACGGTTGCACCACGGAGGTGGCCACCATCCCGGGGCCAACGTCCTGCTACAGCACATTCCACCTTCGTATGAACGACAACTTCCACCCATCAATTACGTGGGACATCCCCGTGCGAAACAGCCACCAGGTCCGTCTGACCAAGCTGGCCCGGGACCAGAGCTTCACGGTCTGGCTGATCGCCATGAACAAAACCACGGGACAGAAGTTTGTCCTGAGGACGATTAAATGGAGGATGAGGATTAATATTGCCGTGGACGAGACCCAACCTCTAGGTCGGAGGGCTCAGCTTCTTGACCCCATCATACAGGAACAGCCTCATATTCTAGAGCCATGGCAGAATGAAGTAGCCCCACCCGAAGCCCTACGTGCCCCCAATGCAAACAACGCACAGACACTTATATGGCGGCCGAGCAGTGGTGGTGAAGTCATAATTGTACCACCAGTAAGCCACCACTAA